A stretch of DNA from Candidatus Binataceae bacterium:
CGCGTAGGGTACGTCGCGCAACGCGAAGTCGGGATCGAGGCCGACGGCGATGCGATGGAACATGATCGCGTGCTTGAGTTCCTCAGCGAGGTACTCCGACTTGATAAGTCGCGCCTCGGCGTCGGGCGCCAGGGTCTCGGCCGCTTCCAGGCACGTGCCCATCAGACCCAGGAAGCTCTTGTTGCCCGCGCGCTCGCCTTCGTGGCGCAGCATCTTCATCAGCAGCACTTTGTATTCGGCGGGCAACTCGTCGCCTTCGTCGAAGCTGTACCCAGGGCGGCTGACTTTGCAGGAAAGCTCGGGCAGCGGGTCGCGCTTGGCATAGATCGCAGTCCAAAACGGCCACCGTCCCGCGCCGCGGCGGCCGACGCCGTCGTCGTGTTCAGCTTCGGTCAGGTCGCTTGCGGCCATATCGGTGTCCTTCTGTTGCGCAGCGGATGCTGCCTCGAATCTAGCGCTCGGCCGCGAGCCAATGCAAAGCGGGCTGTTTCTCCCCCTGGTGGGCGGTCATGCGAACGCCGGCTAAGCGAGCCGCCTTTGCGCGGCGGCCGTCCGGTCAGGATCGAGCAGGCGGGCGCGCTCGGCCTGATGCCCGCAGGCGCATCCGGCGAGCCCCGTCGCGTAAAGGTCGAATTCACCGTCAACAAGCTCGCGCGCCATCCCGGGCAGCAACCGGTCGCCGACGGATCCGAGCGGCGCTCCGCAGCGTGCGCATCGCAGCCGATAGTACGTGCCGTAGGTCGCGGCGCCCTCGACCGCGATACCGAACGGCGCGTAGGCCTCGCGAATCTCATCGATTATCGTGCTCATCGAACCGTCTCACCCCTTGCGGCGGCCTCGCGCGCGAGCCGCGCGGCAATATCGGCGCGCAAGTCCTTCTTCGATACTTTGCCGACGGCGGTGGTCGGAAAACGCTCGACGATCTCCAGCCGCTCGGGAAACTTGAAACGTGCCACCTGCCGCCCGTCGAGATGGCGCACCAGATCCTCGAAGGTCAGCCGCGCGCCCGGCCGCAGGACGACGTAGGCGCAGGCGCGTTCGCCGAGCACCGCGTCGGGCATCGCGACCACCGCGGCGTTGAGCACGGCCGGATGCGAAAGCACCAAATCCTCGACCTCCTCGGCGCCGATCTTTTCGCCGCCGCGATTGATCACGTCCTTGCGTCGGCCCTCGACGATCAGGTTGCCGCTCGGATGCATCCGGACGAGATCGCCGGTGCGGTAATAGCCCTCCGCGGTGAAGGCCGTGCGATTGTGCTCCGCGGCCCGGTAGTAGCCGCGGATCGTGTAGGGGCCGCGGCAGAGAAGTTCGCCGACTTCGCCCGGGGCGACGTCGTGATCTTGGTCGTCCACGATGCGCAGTTCGTCGTGCGGCGAGACCGGCCGTCCCTGGGTGTTGACGACGACCTCCTCCGGATCGCCGCGCCGGGTCGAGCAGCACAGCCCCTCGGCCATTCCGTACACCTGGGTCACGACCGGGCCGATTAGATTCAGGATGCGCCGCGCGGGCTCGGGATTGAGCCGCTGGCCGCCGACCGCGAGCGAGCGCAGCGAGGAGAAATCGGTGTGTTTGAAGCGCGGATGGTTGAGCCAGCTCACCGCCATTGCGGGCACCGCGCAAATCCACGTCACGCGCTCGCGTTCGATCAGCGGAAAGATCACCTCCGGCTCCGGCGATGGCGCCAGCACGACGCGCCCGCCGAAAAGCATCCCCGATTGCACCGCGCCAGCGAGCGGAAAATTGTGCATCATCGGGATCGCGACCAGCGCCACGCCGTCGCGTTCGAAGCCCGAGCTCGCGGCGAGCAGCAGCGAGTTGTAGAGATAGTCGTCGTGCGTGCGCGGGATCACCTTGGGCAGGCCGGTGCTCCCGCCTGAGAGCTGGAAGACCGCGACTTCGTCGGCGCTCGGCATGAGCCGCTTTAGGGCGGAGAGCGGTTCGCGGTCCTCGATCGGATCGGCGAGCAAATCCGCGAGCAGCGTCATCCCGGCCCCCGCGCGCGCGCCCATAACGATTATCTCGCGCATCGCGGGCAGTGCGCCGCGCAGCTCGGTAGCCATCGCGACGTAATCGAAGCGCCGATACTCATCCGGGACAAGCCAGGCGTAGGCGTCGGTGAAGCGCGCAAGATGGCCGATCTCGGTGTGGCGATGGGCCGGCAAGGTCGCAATCGGGATCGCGCCGGTCTTTAGACAGGCGAAATAGGCGATCACGCACTCCAAGCTGTTCGGCAGCTGGAAAACGACGCGCCGGCCGCCCGAGACGCCGCGGCGCGCCAGATGGAGCGCGAGCCGGTTCACCAGCACTCCCAGTTCGCGGTAGGTCACTCGGCGCTCGCCGTCAACGACCGCGATCCGCTCGAGATTGCTCGCCACCGAACGATCGAAGCGGTTACCGATCGGTTCGCCGCACCAACAACCAAGTTGCTGGTAAAGCCGCGCGGCGTTCTCCGGCCACTTCACCTGCCCGTCAAGCATCAGCGCCTCTGCCGAAGACGCGCGTCGCAGCGGGCGCGCGCTGGCCGTTGTCCGATGTAAAGTACAACTTTAGCTATCTCGCGCAAGCCGGCCTCAGGCGAGTTCCCGGAGCCGCGGATAGACGTCGCGCGCGAAACGGTTGATGCCGCCGACGGTTTCGCGATGGTCGAGGAAACCGGCCTGCCCCATCAGCAGCAGATGGCCGTAGCCGCCGACGTATTCGTAGTGCGTCTTGATCTGCTTGAAGACCGAATCGGGATTGCCGGCGAATACTACGCCCTGCGCCATCAACCGCTCCAGCGTCAGATGGCTGAAGTCATAGGGCGAGCCCGTCTTGCGCATTGCTTGCACCATCGCCTCGACGGGTGCGTACCCGGGCGGCATCACGAACTGCGGGGCGACCCGGTTGGCCTCGATATACCACATCAGCTTGCGCGCGCCGGCAAATCCGTCCTCGTCGGTGTCGCCGACGTACACCAGCGCGGCGTAGGCGAGACGGTCGGTCGGCGTCTCGCGCCCGAGCCGCGAGGCGGCGGCGCGATAGGTGTCGAAGATTTTCTTTGCGACTTCGAAGCCAGTGAGGAAGGTCGCAACGACGTAGCCGCGCTCGGCGACCGCCGGCACGCTGCCCGTGCTGAGCGCCGTGATCCAGACCGGCGGATGCGGTTCCTGGTAGGGGCGCGGCCAGATGTTGACCTGGCGATGCTGAAAGAACCGACCTTCCCAGTTAAACGGGCCGTCGTGGGTCGTCCATGCTTTGAGGATTAGGTCGTGCGCCTCCCAGAAGCGCTCGCTCATCCGCACCGGGCTCGAGTTGGCCGCCGAAATTTCATACGGCACGCCGCGCACAAAGCCGACCTCGACTCGCCCGCGCGCGAGGTTGTCCACCAACGCCATCTCCTCGGCGACGCGCACGGGTTGGCGGCGGTTGGCGATTGGATTGCCGAGAATCAGCAGGCGGGCGCGCTTGGTCTGGCGGGCGAGCACGCCGAGCATGATCGGCGCCGCAGGGTCGAGACAGGTCGCCGTCTGATGATGCTCGTTGAGCATGATCTCGAGGCCCATCTCTTCAGCGTACAACCACTCGTCGAGATAGCGATGGTAGAGCTCGGCGCCGATACGCGGATCGAAGATCCGGTTGGGCAGCTTGACGCGGATCGAATCATACTCGTCGGGCAGATAGGGGTACGCAGTCTCGGTGAAGAACCAGGTCCTCATGGCTCACTCCGCCCGGCGCCAGCCGCGAAGGCCAGGAGGCGCTCGGCCAGCGCGCGCGGCTGCTCGACCTGGGGCACATGCCCTGCCGCGGCGATTTCTTCCATCCGCGCACCCGGAATCGCCGCACAATAGCCTTCCAGGTATGGCCGGCTGACGAGCCCGTCGCTCGCACCCCGAATGAGCAGCGTCGGCAGGCGCAGCCGGCCAAGCCGATAGCGCAGCTTGGGATTGTGCATGTACGGCTCCCACGCGTAGAGCGCGAGCGATTCGCGGTTGCGCGCGACGATCCGGAGCTGCTCGTCGGACATCGTGGAGTAATCCGGCGCGTGGCGCCTGGGATCGTAATAGAGCAGCCGCGTCACCTCGTCGGGCGGCAGCGCGAAGACGTCGGGGATGTCGCGCGTTTCGCGGTCGCCGACCTTGATTCCGACCGGGCCGACCAGGACGAGGCGGGCCAGGCGATGAGCGCAGCGCACGGCGACTTCCGCCGCGATCCATCCGCCCAGCGAGAATCCCACCAGCGTGACGTCGCGCAGATCGTACTGCTCGAGCAGATCGAGATAGACGTAGGCCAGGTCGTCAACGCTGTCGAAAAGATCGGGCAGCGGCGAGTTGCCAAAACCCGGATGGGACGGAGCGATCACCTCGAAGTGGCGCGCGAGCAAATCGAGAAATTCGCCATTGGGATCAAGCCCGCTGGCGCCATGCAGGAGCAGAAGCAGCGGCCCGCGCCCGCGACGGACCATCTCCAGTTCCACATCGCGGACTCTGAGCCTTCCCTCGACGATCCCGAGCTCCGCCATCGCCAGCCTCCGGGTTGCCCCGACTTTAGCGCCGAGGCGGCCCGGAGTGGTAACGCGAAACACCGTGGCACGGGCCCGCGGGCCGCGATCAGCAATCTGAAGATGCCGCCCGCGTCCGCGCTACCAGCGAAT
This window harbors:
- a CDS encoding AMP-binding protein is translated as MLDGQVKWPENAARLYQQLGCWCGEPIGNRFDRSVASNLERIAVVDGERRVTYRELGVLVNRLALHLARRGVSGGRRVVFQLPNSLECVIAYFACLKTGAIPIATLPAHRHTEIGHLARFTDAYAWLVPDEYRRFDYVAMATELRGALPAMREIIVMGARAGAGMTLLADLLADPIEDREPLSALKRLMPSADEVAVFQLSGGSTGLPKVIPRTHDDYLYNSLLLAASSGFERDGVALVAIPMMHNFPLAGAVQSGMLFGGRVVLAPSPEPEVIFPLIERERVTWICAVPAMAVSWLNHPRFKHTDFSSLRSLAVGGQRLNPEPARRILNLIGPVVTQVYGMAEGLCCSTRRGDPEEVVVNTQGRPVSPHDELRIVDDQDHDVAPGEVGELLCRGPYTIRGYYRAAEHNRTAFTAEGYYRTGDLVRMHPSGNLIVEGRRKDVINRGGEKIGAEEVEDLVLSHPAVLNAAVVAMPDAVLGERACAYVVLRPGARLTFEDLVRHLDGRQVARFKFPERLEIVERFPTTAVGKVSKKDLRADIAARLAREAAARGETVR
- a CDS encoding LLM class flavin-dependent oxidoreductase, with the protein product MRTWFFTETAYPYLPDEYDSIRVKLPNRIFDPRIGAELYHRYLDEWLYAEEMGLEIMLNEHHQTATCLDPAAPIMLGVLARQTKRARLLILGNPIANRRQPVRVAEEMALVDNLARGRVEVGFVRGVPYEISAANSSPVRMSERFWEAHDLILKAWTTHDGPFNWEGRFFQHRQVNIWPRPYQEPHPPVWITALSTGSVPAVAERGYVVATFLTGFEVAKKIFDTYRAAASRLGRETPTDRLAYAALVYVGDTDEDGFAGARKLMWYIEANRVAPQFVMPPGYAPVEAMVQAMRKTGSPYDFSHLTLERLMAQGVVFAGNPDSVFKQIKTHYEYVGGYGHLLLMGQAGFLDHRETVGGINRFARDVYPRLRELA
- a CDS encoding alpha/beta hydrolase; translation: MAELGIVEGRLRVRDVELEMVRRGRGPLLLLLHGASGLDPNGEFLDLLARHFEVIAPSHPGFGNSPLPDLFDSVDDLAYVYLDLLEQYDLRDVTLVGFSLGGWIAAEVAVRCAHRLARLVLVGPVGIKVGDRETRDIPDVFALPPDEVTRLLYYDPRRHAPDYSTMSDEQLRIVARNRESLALYAWEPYMHNPKLRYRLGRLRLPTLLIRGASDGLVSRPYLEGYCAAIPGARMEEIAAAGHVPQVEQPRALAERLLAFAAGAGRSEP